A window of Thermanaerothrix sp. contains these coding sequences:
- the ribD gene encoding bifunctional diaminohydroxyphosphoribosylaminopyrimidine deaminase/5-amino-6-(5-phosphoribosylamino)uracil reductase RibD, protein MKVLKDFSRESLEESKRHIYFMRMALSLAARGGVSVSPNPKVGCVLVREGKVVGFGYHRRYGGPHAEAEALAMAGDEAAGSTAYVTLEPCSHHGKTPPCAPRLVNAGVARVVYGLKDPNPKVNGEGLRILESGGVEVVGPVLEDDCKWINRGFLRRVTMGRPWVTLKGALSVDGTACLESGESKWITGPMARQKAHLLRAENDAVLVGINTVINDDPELTVRALDGENPKKVILDGDLRIPMEAKVLKGGERIIFTSQDAPADKLACLSNMGVTVIQVPRVDGRLDLNRVLAELGRLGVNNLLVEGGARVLGAFVESGLGDMVSLFIAPSILGRGLHIFESFVLQGLGDRVEITNHVVRQSGRDLWLEGVLRCSPAL, encoded by the coding sequence TTGAAGGTTCTTAAGGATTTTAGTAGGGAATCCCTGGAGGAATCCAAAAGGCATATATATTTTATGCGCATGGCCTTAAGCCTTGCTGCGAGGGGCGGAGTTTCGGTAAGTCCAAACCCCAAGGTTGGCTGTGTGCTTGTTAGGGAGGGTAAGGTGGTGGGCTTTGGGTACCACCGTCGATACGGAGGCCCCCATGCGGAGGCGGAGGCCTTGGCCATGGCGGGAGATGAGGCGGCGGGAAGCACCGCATACGTTACCCTTGAACCATGCTCCCACCATGGGAAAACCCCCCCTTGTGCCCCACGCCTTGTGAATGCCGGCGTAGCCAGGGTGGTTTACGGGCTCAAAGATCCAAACCCGAAGGTGAACGGAGAGGGCCTTAGGATCTTAGAATCAGGCGGCGTAGAAGTGGTAGGGCCTGTGCTGGAAGATGACTGCAAGTGGATTAATCGAGGTTTTTTAAGGCGTGTTACCATGGGCAGGCCTTGGGTCACTTTGAAGGGGGCCTTGTCCGTTGATGGGACCGCATGTCTTGAGAGCGGGGAGAGCAAGTGGATAACCGGTCCCATGGCGCGGCAGAAGGCTCACCTGTTGAGGGCGGAAAACGACGCAGTTCTTGTGGGCATCAACACCGTTATAAATGACGACCCGGAGCTGACGGTTAGGGCGTTGGATGGCGAAAACCCTAAGAAGGTGATACTTGACGGGGATTTGAGAATCCCCATGGAGGCAAAGGTCCTTAAGGGAGGGGAGAGGATAATATTTACCTCCCAAGATGCGCCGGCGGACAAACTGGCCTGTCTTAGCAACATGGGTGTTACGGTGATTCAAGTTCCCCGTGTTGATGGAAGGCTGGATCTTAATCGGGTTTTGGCAGAGCTGGGAAGGCTTGGGGTTAATAACCTGCTCGTGGAGGGGGGCGCAAGAGTCCTTGGGGCTTTTGTGGAGAGCGGTCTTGGCGACATGGTCTCCCTGTTCATAGCCCCATCCATATTGGGCAGGGGACTTCATATCTTTGAATCCTTCGTGCTTCAAGGCCTTGGCGACAGGGTGGAGATAACGAATCACGTGGTCCGGCAGTCGGGGCGTGATCTTTGGTTGGAGGGGGTATTAAGGTGTTCACCGGCCTTGTAG